Genomic segment of uncultured Desulfobacter sp.:
AGCGATCAGGGTGGGCGGACAGCCGATAACCAGCAGGACAAAGGTTGTGGCCAAAGGTACGGCCATGGCAATGGGAACCACAGGCGTTCCTGCCATGTCTGCCATGGGAACCACCACAGGCACCAGCAATGCCGTGGCCGCGGCATTGGCCATGAAACTTGTAATTAACGCACCCAATGCGGAGGCACCTGCTGCCACAACCGGCCAGGGCGAGTTGATGAAAATTGGAAAAATCTGGGTTGCGATCCAGTTCCCCGCACCGGTATCGAGCATGGCCACGCCCAGGGAGAATCCCGCGCCGAAAACCATGATGGGGTTCCAGGGGTACTCGTCCAGGCAACGTTTCCAGTCCACAACTTTAAAGACCATGCACACCACGATAAACAGGCCGCCAATGGCTGATACGTGAATTTTTGTGATGTCCGTCAAAAACCAGAGTACAAAGGTTCCGGTAAGAATCCATGCCAGCTGTTTCTCTTTTTTCCCCATGGGCGGCATCTCCTCGACGGCCAGTTGCATGGGAAGTTCCTTGACCTTTGGCGGATAGATGATCCAGACGGCAACCCAGGTGGCAAGCCCCAGGGCCAGGGAGGGTACGAACTGGTATAACATGTACTCCATAAAACCGATGTTGTAACCGGTAATCTTATACAGCAGTTCGGCCGAAGCAGGCGACCGGCCAGAGCCCAGGAACGTGGCACCTCCGCCGCAGGCGGCACTAAGGGGTATCATGAACATGAAATGTTTGGTAAAGCTGTTGCTCTTGTCCGGGGTCAGCCCCATTTTCAGGAACATGGGCATCATGGCATAAAGCAGGATAATCGTGATGGTGGCATCATGGGTCCACGCCGCAAGGAAGGTGGCACCCATGCACAGTGTGAAACTCAAGCGTTTGACATTTCTACCGCCGACTTTGAGAATATACGCCATCAGCCGGTTGGGTATGGTGGTCTGCCCGAGCATGACCCCGAGCATGATGATGAAGAACACAAAAACCACCGTTCTGTTGGCATAGGGTTCCCAGGCGGCCTTGGCGGATTGAATCTTAAAGATAATCAGCCCGCAGCCCACCCCGATGGAGGTGACGCCGATGGGAATGGCCTCGGATGTCCACAGCAATACTACTGTTGCCAACAGAGACAAAAAGGCATGCCCCCGCACACCCAAGGCAAGCGGTGTGGGAAGCAACCAGATCAGAATTCCCGCAGCAATGGAGATGGCGATCCATTTAAGGTTTGAGGGCTTGCCTTTTTCCTGTCCGCTTTCCATTTCCGTATT
This window contains:
- a CDS encoding SLC13 family permease, with translation MSHELNIANTEMESGQEKGKPSNLKWIAISIAAGILIWLLPTPLALGVRGHAFLSLLATVVLLWTSEAIPIGVTSIGVGCGLIIFKIQSAKAAWEPYANRTVVFVFFIIMLGVMLGQTTIPNRLMAYILKVGGRNVKRLSFTLCMGATFLAAWTHDATITIILLYAMMPMFLKMGLTPDKSNSFTKHFMFMIPLSAACGGGATFLGSGRSPASAELLYKITGYNIGFMEYMLYQFVPSLALGLATWVAVWIIYPPKVKELPMQLAVEEMPPMGKKEKQLAWILTGTFVLWFLTDITKIHVSAIGGLFIVVCMVFKVVDWKRCLDEYPWNPIMVFGAGFSLGVAMLDTGAGNWIATQIFPIFINSPWPVVAAGASALGALITSFMANAAATALLVPVVVPMADMAGTPVVPIAMAVPLATTFVLLVIGCPPTLIAYGFGYFSQWEAFKVLVFRSIIGILVLCLCMSLWYPLVNMPGNIDNMKTPAKLTVSGYELIQNK